A single region of the Streptomyces sp. NBC_00236 genome encodes:
- a CDS encoding SDR family oxidoreductase has product MRVFVTGGTGHSGSYIIPELIAAGHEVTGLVRSDTAAAALSALGAKIRRGDLQDLDGLKEAAADSDGVIHVAHRQDLLPSGGMAAVAAAELPVMLAYGEALAGTGKPLVAAGSIGSPGTGTYLGRPGTEEDPALPVGDEHKGTLRARNVVESAVIGLAEQKVRSSVVRIANIMHSTTDRGFLPMLIALAKEKGFAGYPGDGANRWNAVPARDAASLFRLALEKGPAGSYWHAVEDGGVPFREIAEAIGSRLGLPAVSVPLDELILPAHFGFLTNVVTQSYPTSNLITRRTLGWEPAQPRLLADLDNGHYFPAG; this is encoded by the coding sequence TTGCGTGTCTTCGTCACTGGCGGGACCGGCCATTCCGGGTCGTACATCATCCCCGAACTCATCGCCGCAGGACACGAGGTCACCGGCCTCGTCCGGTCGGACACGGCCGCCGCGGCACTGTCCGCGCTCGGCGCGAAGATACGCCGCGGCGACCTCCAGGACCTCGACGGGCTCAAGGAAGCGGCCGCGGACTCCGACGGCGTCATCCACGTCGCGCACCGGCAGGACCTGCTTCCGTCCGGCGGGATGGCGGCCGTGGCCGCCGCGGAGCTCCCGGTCATGCTCGCGTACGGCGAGGCCCTCGCGGGGACCGGTAAGCCGCTGGTCGCGGCGGGGAGCATCGGCTCGCCCGGGACCGGGACGTACCTGGGCCGGCCGGGTACCGAGGAGGACCCGGCACTGCCCGTCGGCGACGAGCACAAGGGCACCCTGCGGGCCCGTAACGTCGTGGAGTCCGCCGTCATCGGACTCGCCGAGCAGAAGGTACGGTCCTCGGTCGTGCGGATCGCCAACATCATGCACAGCACGACCGATCGTGGCTTTCTCCCCATGCTGATCGCGCTCGCGAAGGAGAAGGGCTTCGCCGGCTACCCCGGAGACGGCGCGAACCGGTGGAACGCCGTGCCCGCCCGCGATGCCGCCTCCCTGTTCCGACTGGCGCTGGAGAAGGGCCCGGCCGGCAGCTACTGGCACGCGGTCGAGGACGGGGGCGTCCCGTTCCGCGAGATCGCCGAGGCCATCGGCAGCCGCCTCGGCCTGCCCGCCGTGAGCGTTCCCCTGGACGAGCTGATCCTGCCGGCACATTTCGGCTTCCTTACGAACGTCGTCACGCAGAGCTACCCGACGTCCAACCTCATCACCCGCCGGACCCTCGGCTGGGAGCCGGCTCAGCCCCGCCTCCTCGCCGATCTGGACAACGGCCACTACTTCCCCGCCGGCTGA
- a CDS encoding NADPH-dependent F420 reductase, whose product MSSISFIGLGGMTHAIASRAVAGGNSVELIGRDAAKAKGLAAELGAGATVGTFGAVPEGDIVVLAVPYTSAVPVVAQYGDALAGKVIIDISNTFDADATGVVTPEGTSGAQEIAKAAPASAHVVKAFNTVFGHVLVQERPLDVLFAGDDARAKADVSAFIASLGLRPLDVGGLEMARWLEGIGPLLMGLARNGAGTFDIALGVDLRG is encoded by the coding sequence ATGAGCAGTATCAGTTTCATCGGTCTGGGGGGCATGACCCACGCCATCGCCTCACGTGCGGTAGCGGGCGGCAACTCCGTCGAGCTGATCGGCCGCGACGCCGCCAAGGCCAAGGGCCTGGCCGCCGAGCTCGGCGCCGGGGCCACGGTGGGGACCTTCGGCGCCGTCCCTGAGGGCGACATCGTTGTCCTCGCGGTGCCCTACACCAGCGCCGTTCCGGTCGTCGCCCAGTACGGGGATGCCTTGGCCGGCAAGGTCATCATCGACATCTCCAACACCTTCGACGCCGACGCCACCGGAGTGGTCACTCCCGAGGGCACGTCCGGTGCGCAGGAGATCGCCAAGGCGGCCCCGGCGAGCGCGCACGTGGTGAAGGCGTTCAACACAGTGTTCGGCCATGTCCTGGTCCAGGAGCGTCCGTTGGACGTGCTCTTCGCCGGAGACGACGCACGGGCCAAGGCCGACGTGTCGGCGTTCATCGCGAGCCTCGGACTGCGTCCCCTCGATGTCGGCGGCCTGGAGATGGCCCGCTGGCTGGAAGGGATCGGGCCGCTGCTGATGGGCCTGGCCCGGAACGGCGCGGGGACCTTCGACATCGCCCTCGGCGTCGACCTCCGCGGCTGA
- a CDS encoding TIGR03619 family F420-dependent LLM class oxidoreductase produces MQLGVVIPLVGPAISDAPALSAFVCGLEDLGYDTLWVGDRLVTPVDLGNGYLDRGPQMARSFDPMLLLTVAAAATDRVRLNTSTLSTFYYEPPHLARQLTTLDVLSGGRLGVGVGVGWMKQEYDVARSADWSRRGKMLDDMLAFLRAWWTTSPVSWDSEFFTMPPVHADLRPVQAGGPPIWIGGASEAAMRRVGRSGVGWLGVEGPAPAASVSSQDEGAGRLWSIARRAAEEAGRDPDALKTAMRINLEPGTSVESVADQLKRYAESGVDEAYFDAFTMFAGLDQLLDFAGQVIERTGRL; encoded by the coding sequence ATGCAGCTCGGTGTGGTGATTCCCCTTGTCGGGCCTGCGATCAGCGACGCCCCCGCCCTGAGCGCTTTCGTCTGCGGACTCGAGGACCTCGGCTACGACACCCTGTGGGTCGGCGATCGCCTGGTCACGCCGGTTGATCTGGGCAACGGCTATCTGGACCGGGGGCCACAGATGGCCCGCTCCTTCGATCCGATGCTGCTGTTGACCGTCGCTGCGGCGGCGACCGACCGGGTGCGCCTGAACACCAGCACGCTCAGCACGTTCTACTACGAGCCGCCGCACCTGGCCCGGCAGTTGACCACGCTCGACGTGCTCAGCGGCGGCCGCCTCGGCGTTGGTGTGGGGGTGGGGTGGATGAAGCAGGAGTACGACGTCGCCCGCAGCGCGGACTGGAGCCGGCGCGGCAAGATGCTCGATGACATGCTGGCGTTCCTGCGGGCGTGGTGGACCACGAGTCCCGTGTCCTGGGACAGCGAGTTCTTCACCATGCCACCTGTACACGCCGACCTCCGTCCGGTCCAGGCGGGCGGGCCGCCCATCTGGATCGGTGGTGCCAGCGAGGCGGCGATGCGCCGGGTCGGCCGCAGCGGGGTCGGCTGGCTCGGGGTCGAAGGGCCGGCGCCCGCCGCGTCGGTCAGTAGTCAGGACGAGGGCGCAGGCCGCCTGTGGTCGATCGCGCGTCGAGCGGCGGAGGAGGCCGGCCGTGATCCCGACGCACTCAAGACGGCCATGCGGATCAACCTCGAGCCGGGCACATCCGTCGAATCGGTCGCGGACCAACTGAAGCGGTACGCCGAATCCGGTGTCGATGAGGCGTACTTCGATGCCTTCACGATGTTCGCCGGCCTTGACCAGCTGCTCGACTTCGCCGGCCAGGTGATCGAGCGTACCGGCCGGCTGTGA
- a CDS encoding NADPH-dependent F420 reductase, whose product MSSITFIGAGNMARTIGALAVAGGNTVEIMARDQSKAEGLAKTLGGGTTTGEWGAVPAGDIVITAMLYDGVVPTVAQYGDALAGKTIVDISNPFNTTGDGLAHSEETSIAQEVAKVAPADANVFKAFNTIFRGVLENGRPDVFFAGDDPQAKADVAAFIESLGLRPLDVGGLKMAHWLEGAGVLTVGLAGNGIGHGNFALGVNEFTD is encoded by the coding sequence ATGAGCAGCATCACCTTCATCGGTGCGGGGAACATGGCCCGCACGATCGGCGCGCTCGCGGTAGCGGGCGGCAACACCGTCGAGATCATGGCACGCGATCAGTCCAAGGCCGAGGGCCTGGCCAAGACGCTGGGCGGCGGCACGACGACGGGTGAGTGGGGCGCCGTCCCGGCCGGGGACATCGTCATCACGGCCATGTTGTACGACGGGGTCGTTCCGACCGTCGCCCAGTACGGGGACGCCCTCGCGGGCAAGACCATCGTCGATATCAGCAACCCGTTCAACACCACGGGCGATGGCCTGGCCCACAGCGAGGAGACCTCGATCGCGCAGGAGGTCGCCAAGGTGGCCCCGGCCGACGCCAACGTGTTCAAGGCCTTCAACACCATCTTCCGCGGCGTTCTGGAGAACGGCCGGCCCGATGTCTTCTTCGCCGGTGACGACCCGCAGGCCAAGGCGGATGTCGCGGCGTTCATCGAGAGCCTCGGACTGCGCCCGCTGGACGTCGGAGGCCTGAAAATGGCGCATTGGCTCGAAGGAGCGGGCGTTCTCACGGTAGGCCTCGCCGGTAACGGGATCGGCCACGGGAACTTCGCCCTGGGCGTCAACGAGTTTACGGACTGA
- a CDS encoding SDR family NAD(P)-dependent oxidoreductase: MGKLDGKVAVITGGSTGLALAGAKLFVEEGAHVFIQARRQEALDEAVELIGRNVTAVQGDASDLDDLDRLYDTVKREKGSIDVLWASAGTGEPAMLGEITEEQFHRSFSLNARGTLFTVQKALPLINDHGSIVMTGSNASLGAFPGWSLYAGSKAVQQAFARVWLNELRDRKIRVNVLTPGQVGTAKQEELFDEATRTAFESLIPRGKMGRPEEIATIALFLASGDSSYVNGLELVADGGTTAI, encoded by the coding sequence GTGGGAAAGCTCGATGGCAAGGTAGCGGTAATTACCGGTGGATCCACCGGATTGGCACTGGCCGGGGCCAAGCTTTTCGTCGAGGAAGGAGCGCATGTCTTCATCCAGGCCCGGCGGCAGGAAGCACTGGACGAGGCCGTCGAACTGATCGGCCGCAACGTCACGGCCGTCCAGGGTGACGCGTCGGACCTTGACGACCTGGACCGCTTGTACGACACCGTCAAGCGGGAGAAGGGCTCGATCGACGTGCTGTGGGCCAGTGCCGGGACGGGTGAGCCCGCCATGCTCGGCGAGATCACCGAGGAACAGTTCCACCGCTCCTTCTCGCTCAACGCCCGCGGCACCCTGTTCACCGTGCAGAAGGCACTGCCGCTGATCAACGACCACGGATCGATCGTGATGACCGGATCCAACGCCTCCCTCGGCGCCTTCCCCGGCTGGAGCCTCTACGCGGGAAGCAAGGCCGTCCAGCAGGCCTTTGCCCGTGTCTGGCTCAACGAGCTCCGCGACCGCAAGATCCGGGTGAACGTCCTGACCCCCGGCCAGGTCGGCACGGCCAAGCAGGAAGAGCTGTTCGACGAGGCGACCAGGACTGCCTTCGAGTCCCTGATCCCCCGCGGAAAGATGGGCCGCCCCGAGGAGATCGCCACGATCGCCCTGTTCCTGGCCTCCGGCGACTCCAGCTACGTCAACGGTCTGGAGCTGGTCGCCGACGGCGGCACCACCGCTATCTGA
- a CDS encoding LysR substrate-binding domain-containing protein, translating into MDLDLRKLRYFVAVADRLHFGRAAEYLHIAQPALSRQIRALEQDLGAPLFTRDSHGVTLTDAGRQLLDDAGPLLASAQAVRRRVTAAARGGQRLVVGFRAGIPVIPAAREFGGRHPHVVVDVQRMEWDDQVPMLLDGRVDVGYVRLPIDETGLRLMPLYTEPLMVALPAGHRLAGEKEVTEADLAGEPLIWHADPSTQPTRRPHPDSGLRVRGVEEKLEHVAAGRGISFVGRSETVFYSRPDIRYVPVLDLAPDQVFVAMAASRTSPLADDFFAAAQATAGITAECGNYEMWQLVTDAAAQRG; encoded by the coding sequence ATGGATCTGGATCTCCGCAAGTTGCGCTACTTCGTCGCCGTCGCCGACAGACTGCACTTCGGCCGCGCCGCCGAGTACCTGCACATCGCGCAGCCGGCGCTCAGCCGGCAGATCCGCGCGCTGGAGCAGGACCTCGGCGCCCCTCTGTTCACCAGGGACAGCCACGGCGTCACGCTGACGGACGCGGGCCGGCAACTCCTGGACGACGCCGGTCCGTTGCTCGCCTCCGCGCAAGCAGTCAGGCGCCGGGTGACGGCGGCTGCCCGTGGCGGCCAGCGGCTGGTGGTCGGTTTTCGGGCTGGGATCCCGGTCATCCCCGCGGCGCGAGAGTTCGGTGGCCGCCATCCCCACGTGGTCGTGGACGTGCAGCGCATGGAATGGGACGACCAGGTCCCTATGCTGCTTGACGGCCGCGTCGACGTCGGCTACGTGCGGCTGCCCATCGACGAGACCGGCCTGCGCCTGATGCCGCTCTACACCGAGCCGCTCATGGTGGCGCTGCCCGCGGGCCACCGGCTGGCCGGCGAGAAGGAGGTCACCGAGGCGGACCTGGCCGGTGAGCCGCTGATCTGGCATGCCGACCCGAGCACGCAGCCCACCAGACGTCCGCACCCCGACTCCGGGCTCCGGGTGCGCGGAGTGGAGGAGAAACTCGAGCACGTCGCGGCCGGCCGCGGCATCTCATTCGTGGGGCGCTCGGAGACCGTGTTCTACTCACGGCCGGACATCAGGTACGTGCCCGTCCTGGACCTGGCGCCCGACCAGGTATTCGTCGCGATGGCAGCGTCGCGCACCTCGCCGCTGGCCGACGACTTCTTCGCCGCGGCTCAGGCGACGGCTGGGATCACGGCAGAATGCGGGAACTATGAGATGTGGCAGCTGGTGACCGACGCCGCTGCACAGCGTGGTTGA
- a CDS encoding SRPBCC family protein codes for MKSTEHESRHISIHIAGPAETVYAFASDPANLPAWAQGLGGSIEQIDGRWVAESSPMGRVVVAFTPPNDLGVLDHDVTLPSGETVHNPVRVIADGTGSEVVFTLRRRPGTSDPDFRRDADMVAADLERLKELMESPQGS; via the coding sequence ATGAAGAGCACCGAACACGAATCGCGCCACATCAGTATCCATATCGCCGGCCCGGCCGAGACCGTTTACGCCTTCGCCTCCGACCCGGCCAACCTCCCTGCGTGGGCCCAGGGACTGGGAGGCTCCATCGAGCAGATCGACGGCCGATGGGTCGCGGAATCCTCACCCATGGGACGGGTCGTCGTCGCCTTCACGCCCCCCAATGACTTGGGCGTACTCGACCACGACGTCACGCTGCCGTCCGGGGAAACCGTGCACAATCCCGTCCGCGTCATCGCGGACGGCACCGGCAGCGAGGTCGTGTTCACCCTGCGCCGACGGCCGGGGACGAGCGATCCCGACTTCCGGCGCGACGCCGACATGGTCGCCGCCGACCTGGAGCGGCTCAAGGAACTGATGGAGTCTCCGCAGGGCTCGTGA
- a CDS encoding class F sortase: MPGWGTLVIALLLGLSLIRQGLGGDGPPQPASAAGARSGDSAAGTWPEGPLPEPLTRSLPERITIPFLDVDAPVGKVGLSADDWIDAPPLADNNLAAWYDGSVTPGESGTSVLVGHVDNKAGPAVFYGLGALEKGRRIEIARTDGTTAVFSVYAVEVVSKAEFPADRVYANTSDPELRVLTCGGGFSPKAGYEGNVVAYARLTSVLEKGRQGAQGPSR, from the coding sequence GTGCCGGGCTGGGGCACCCTCGTCATCGCCCTGTTGCTCGGTCTGTCGCTGATCCGGCAGGGCCTCGGCGGCGACGGCCCCCCGCAGCCCGCGTCGGCGGCAGGCGCCCGGTCCGGCGACTCGGCTGCGGGCACCTGGCCGGAAGGACCGCTTCCCGAGCCCCTCACCCGCTCCCTGCCCGAACGGATCACGATCCCCTTCCTGGACGTCGATGCTCCCGTCGGAAAGGTGGGTCTGAGCGCGGACGACTGGATCGACGCACCGCCCCTGGCGGACAACAACCTGGCAGCCTGGTACGACGGTTCCGTCACTCCCGGCGAGTCGGGCACCTCCGTGCTCGTGGGCCATGTGGACAACAAGGCGGGCCCTGCCGTCTTCTACGGACTCGGCGCACTCGAGAAGGGACGCCGCATCGAGATCGCCCGCACCGACGGCACCACAGCGGTCTTCTCCGTGTATGCCGTAGAGGTCGTCAGCAAGGCCGAATTCCCGGCCGACCGTGTCTACGCGAACACCTCGGATCCGGAACTGCGCGTACTCACCTGCGGCGGCGGCTTCTCGCCGAAGGCCGGATACGAGGGCAATGTCGTGGCCTACGCGCGCCTCACGTCCGTCCTGGAGAAGGGGCGGCAGGGAGCGCAAGGGCCCAGCCGCTAG
- a CDS encoding DUF2470 domain-containing protein codes for MRPFSARITQPTPAERMLSILTGAHSMTVVSDGLDPVEVHRLDGTPAMGHVHLHEPSGTGPAHPAAPVPVRLEFTDVAPTPVRDRLRARVTMTGLLAAPYDAEAAGSVCMEFGQAVLDDGGGRTFVPLSALQTATPDPVAPHEADMLTHLMDSHAELVPLLLRLVRPAPDRSMLRALPVALDRYGITLRLEYPRKRRDVRLPFATPVTGMNQAAPRIHALLTAARRASHPSRLFA; via the coding sequence ATGCGCCCTTTCAGCGCCCGCATCACGCAGCCGACTCCCGCCGAGCGCATGCTGTCGATCCTCACCGGCGCCCATTCGATGACGGTGGTGAGTGACGGCCTCGACCCCGTCGAGGTCCATCGCCTCGACGGCACGCCCGCGATGGGGCATGTCCACCTCCACGAGCCGTCCGGGACCGGCCCCGCGCATCCGGCCGCACCCGTCCCGGTCCGGCTGGAGTTCACGGATGTCGCGCCCACACCCGTACGCGACCGGCTGCGCGCCCGGGTCACGATGACCGGGCTGCTGGCCGCACCGTACGACGCGGAAGCCGCCGGCAGCGTCTGCATGGAGTTCGGCCAGGCGGTTCTCGACGACGGCGGGGGCCGCACGTTCGTTCCGCTGTCCGCTCTCCAGACCGCCACCCCTGATCCGGTCGCCCCGCACGAGGCGGACATGCTGACTCACCTGATGGACAGTCATGCAGAACTCGTACCGCTCCTGCTGCGCCTCGTGCGCCCCGCGCCGGACAGGAGCATGCTGCGCGCTCTCCCTGTGGCGCTGGACCGGTACGGCATCACCCTGCGCCTCGAGTACCCCCGCAAGCGGCGCGACGTACGGCTGCCGTTCGCGACGCCGGTGACCGGGATGAACCAGGCCGCGCCCCGGATCCACGCCCTGCTGACGGCCGCCCGTCGCGCTTCCCACCCCAGCCGGCTGTTCGCCTGA
- a CDS encoding serine hydrolase, producing MTGLRRGSGVERTIRGMFDDAGVRGWLHVAELHRPSAGVTIDPDVPLPIGSVYKVPLMAAFCRLTDAGLIDPRRRLTLDPADRVPGPTGVSLLRDPVTMSLRDLVTQMMSISDNTAAAAVLGEVGADAVDAMCQELGMPGTHIHGGVVSTYSRLVAETGARSLDAALARVSDNDAVVPAGVYDPAFKASSTASDMARLLRAIWTGQAASEDSCAFMREVMRSQPWTHRLASGFPYDDVTVYGKTGTFGALRHEAGVVELADGSAYTAVVFTQAARADNKLPRADAVIGAAARAAVEELRGTRGT from the coding sequence GTGACGGGCCTGCGGCGCGGCAGTGGCGTGGAGCGCACCATCCGCGGCATGTTCGACGACGCGGGAGTCCGCGGCTGGCTGCACGTGGCGGAACTGCACCGACCGTCGGCCGGAGTCACGATCGATCCCGACGTCCCACTGCCCATCGGATCCGTCTACAAGGTGCCGCTCATGGCCGCCTTCTGCCGGCTCACGGATGCGGGTCTGATCGACCCCCGCCGTCGGCTGACCCTGGATCCGGCGGACCGCGTCCCCGGCCCGACCGGCGTCTCGCTCCTGCGGGACCCGGTCACCATGTCACTGCGCGACCTCGTGACGCAGATGATGAGCATCTCCGACAACACCGCGGCCGCCGCCGTTCTCGGGGAGGTCGGCGCCGACGCGGTCGACGCCATGTGCCAGGAACTGGGCATGCCAGGCACCCATATCCACGGAGGCGTCGTCAGCACGTACAGCCGGCTCGTCGCCGAAACGGGCGCCCGGTCGCTGGACGCCGCGCTGGCACGGGTGAGCGACAACGACGCCGTCGTACCGGCGGGCGTGTACGACCCGGCGTTCAAGGCCTCCAGCACGGCGTCGGACATGGCACGCCTCCTGCGCGCGATCTGGACCGGACAGGCCGCCTCCGAGGACAGTTGCGCCTTCATGCGCGAGGTCATGCGCAGCCAGCCGTGGACGCACCGGCTCGCCTCCGGCTTCCCCTACGACGACGTCACCGTCTACGGGAAGACCGGCACCTTCGGCGCGTTGCGCCACGAGGCGGGCGTCGTCGAACTCGCGGACGGCAGCGCCTATACGGCGGTGGTGTTCACCCAGGCCGCCCGGGCCGACAACAAGCTGCCCCGCGCCGACGCCGTGATCGGCGCAGCGGCGCGGGCCGCCGTGGAGGAACTGCGGGGAACCCGGGGCACCTGA
- a CDS encoding LysR family transcriptional regulator: MLTERHLEIFVALAEEEHFGTAAQRVGITQPPLSQGLRRLEALLGVRLFDRERGVFLTEEGALLLPHARRALAALAELRETGAREHADGRRLRLGLAPEVPAPLAADVASAPVRAGERTRIGMVTGSTAALLSDVEAGRLDLAVIRHPSVLHGLAAGRVILLPTWVLAPTGRQQAGGGVPLDLPFAVRPRAEAPAAHDLFIDTLASRGRRVDTVAVADERAGLALVASGQAVLVTADDALTASGVVRRAATDPPLPLRLRVAWNPRRSGSDETASTARLLEDALDRKAAR; the protein is encoded by the coding sequence GTGCTGACCGAACGGCATCTGGAAATCTTTGTCGCGCTGGCGGAGGAGGAGCACTTCGGTACAGCCGCTCAGCGTGTGGGCATCACGCAGCCACCACTGTCGCAGGGCCTGCGCCGGCTGGAGGCCCTGCTCGGAGTCCGCCTGTTCGACCGCGAGCGCGGGGTGTTCCTCACGGAGGAGGGGGCGCTGCTGCTGCCACACGCCCGCCGGGCCCTGGCCGCCCTCGCCGAGCTGCGGGAGACCGGTGCCCGTGAGCACGCGGACGGGCGGCGCCTGCGGCTCGGGCTGGCCCCCGAAGTGCCGGCACCCCTGGCAGCCGATGTGGCATCCGCGCCCGTCCGGGCCGGCGAACGGACCCGGATCGGGATGGTGACCGGGTCAACGGCCGCGCTGCTCAGTGATGTCGAGGCCGGGCGGCTCGACCTGGCGGTGATCCGGCACCCCTCCGTACTGCACGGGCTGGCCGCCGGTCGCGTGATCCTGCTGCCGACCTGGGTCCTTGCCCCCACCGGCCGCCAACAGGCAGGCGGTGGCGTGCCGTTGGACCTTCCCTTCGCTGTGCGTCCGCGCGCCGAGGCGCCGGCGGCCCACGACCTGTTCATCGACACGCTGGCCAGCCGCGGGCGCCGGGTGGACACCGTGGCGGTCGCCGATGAGCGTGCGGGTCTCGCCCTGGTCGCGTCGGGCCAGGCGGTGCTGGTCACGGCGGACGACGCGCTGACAGCCTCCGGGGTCGTGCGCCGGGCGGCGACGGATCCGCCACTGCCCCTGCGGCTGCGCGTGGCCTGGAACCCACGACGTTCCGGTTCGGACGAGACGGCCTCGACGGCGCGACTGCTCGAGGACGCCCTGGACCGGAAGGCGGCACGGTGA